A genomic region of Pseudovibrio sp. Tun.PSC04-5.I4 contains the following coding sequences:
- a CDS encoding Na+/H+ antiporter NhaC family protein, producing the protein MEDYGIWTVITPLVTIGLAIFTRQVILSLLAGAVVGTTVIAGFNPLLGIKGTLDGVIGVFGSAGSTRTILFCFMVGGILRLIQVTGGTQGLVRWLTIKANLIRNRKAVQLLAMFITAIIFIETSISEMSSGTATNELAKRFKVSREQMAYVIQGTCVSVCSSVMINGWGAALMGVIGTQITLGYLTGDPFSILAGSIVYNFMAWVTIAAILLSVLFDRHWGPMKKAEDRVQAGIELRDGASPIATEEEVEVIDHPSAGSVWNFVLPLACTILMVPIGLYITGEGNIANGSGSTSVFWGVMLGTAVAFVWFVGRGLLTVQQFFNELFAGYATMIPLGAIMTLAFLMGNISGDLNTGAYISDAIAGSLPSGFSAAFVFIIACIMSLATGTSWGTFAIMIPIGVQIGVALGMDPQLMIGAALSGAIFGDMTSPISDTGIVASMATKNDHIDHIRTQFPYAIATGIIVTIMFSIAGFMSIG; encoded by the coding sequence ATGGAAGACTATGGCATTTGGACGGTCATTACACCATTGGTCACTATTGGTCTGGCGATTTTTACACGACAGGTGATCCTGTCCCTGCTGGCTGGTGCGGTTGTGGGAACCACCGTTATTGCAGGCTTCAATCCGCTGCTGGGCATTAAGGGCACTTTGGACGGCGTGATTGGGGTTTTCGGATCTGCAGGTAGCACAAGAACCATTCTGTTCTGCTTCATGGTTGGCGGTATTCTGCGCCTCATTCAGGTGACAGGTGGCACACAGGGGCTGGTGCGTTGGCTGACCATTAAAGCAAACTTAATCCGGAACCGTAAGGCAGTTCAGCTGCTGGCCATGTTCATCACCGCAATCATCTTCATTGAAACCTCCATCTCCGAGATGTCCTCGGGAACAGCAACCAATGAACTGGCGAAACGCTTTAAAGTGTCTCGTGAACAGATGGCCTATGTCATTCAGGGAACATGCGTTTCTGTTTGCTCAAGCGTCATGATCAATGGTTGGGGTGCGGCGCTTATGGGCGTTATCGGTACCCAGATCACCCTCGGTTACCTGACCGGAGATCCGTTCTCCATTCTGGCTGGCTCCATTGTTTACAACTTCATGGCATGGGTCACCATTGCAGCTATTCTACTCTCCGTCCTCTTTGACCGTCACTGGGGTCCAATGAAGAAAGCAGAAGATCGGGTGCAGGCTGGCATAGAACTGCGTGATGGTGCATCCCCGATTGCAACAGAAGAAGAAGTAGAGGTTATCGATCATCCATCAGCTGGTAGTGTATGGAACTTTGTTCTGCCTCTTGCCTGTACAATCCTAATGGTGCCGATTGGTCTTTACATCACCGGCGAAGGCAATATCGCAAATGGGTCTGGTTCAACCTCTGTATTCTGGGGCGTCATGCTCGGCACTGCCGTTGCCTTTGTCTGGTTCGTTGGCCGCGGTTTGCTGACAGTTCAGCAGTTCTTCAACGAACTCTTTGCGGGCTATGCAACCATGATCCCGCTTGGCGCGATCATGACCCTTGCATTCCTGATGGGCAACATCTCTGGTGACCTGAACACCGGCGCATACATCTCTGATGCAATTGCAGGTTCGTTGCCTTCCGGGTTCTCTGCAGCGTTCGTCTTCATCATTGCTTGCATCATGTCACTAGCAACGGGCACCTCCTGGGGTACCTTCGCAATCATGATCCCGATTGGTGTACAAATTGGTGTTGCCCTTGGCATGGACCCACAACTGATGATCGGTGCTGCTCTTTCCGGTGCGATCTTTGGTGACATGACCTCACCAATCAGTGACACCGGTATTGTGGCTTCCATGGCGACTAAGAACGATCACATCGATCATATTCGGACCCAGTTCCCATATGCGATTGCAACAGGCATTATTGTAACAATTATGTTCTCAATCGCGGGCTTCATGTCCATCGGTTAA
- a CDS encoding TRAP transporter substrate-binding protein, with amino-acid sequence MSLKKNLLAGLACIIVSSTGANAADFTFKYANDQPESAIRSKSMTFFKTELEQRTNGRIEVQNYFSGMLGTEREMMDQLTTGLLQGTRGGMFAEASAHYNIFLLPFLVENWDQMECLVRSDFTKKVQGAAAANGYHIPATGISQGFRAHTNNVRALTKVDDIKGLKMRVPQQEVYIETAKALGASPQAMPFSEAYQAFKMGVIDGQDNPPANIWDFKVQEVQKFMSITNYSTGPDPLIVNKAWYDGLPADLQKTFDEVATDALALSDKMYRQSEAELIEKMTEYLEVNYVEGEALKGFQDAVQPVYDIFVGKGAFTIDDVKAAKAAARSCS; translated from the coding sequence ATGTCACTTAAAAAAAATCTTTTAGCGGGCCTTGCCTGCATAATTGTATCTTCGACTGGCGCAAATGCTGCTGATTTTACTTTCAAATATGCCAATGACCAACCAGAAAGCGCTATTCGATCCAAGTCTATGACCTTCTTTAAAACGGAGTTGGAACAACGTACGAACGGGCGTATTGAAGTCCAAAACTACTTTTCGGGTATGCTAGGAACTGAACGTGAAATGATGGACCAGCTCACAACTGGTTTGCTGCAAGGTACACGTGGTGGAATGTTTGCTGAGGCAAGTGCACACTACAACATCTTCCTTTTGCCATTCCTCGTTGAAAACTGGGACCAGATGGAATGTTTGGTCCGGAGTGACTTCACCAAGAAGGTGCAGGGAGCTGCTGCCGCCAATGGCTACCACATTCCCGCAACCGGCATTTCTCAGGGGTTCCGTGCCCACACAAATAACGTGCGGGCACTTACAAAAGTTGACGACATCAAGGGTTTGAAGATGCGCGTCCCCCAGCAAGAAGTATATATCGAGACCGCAAAAGCTCTGGGTGCAAGCCCGCAGGCAATGCCTTTTTCTGAAGCTTATCAGGCGTTTAAAATGGGCGTAATTGACGGCCAAGATAATCCACCTGCAAACATTTGGGACTTTAAGGTCCAAGAAGTCCAGAAATTTATGTCCATCACCAATTACTCTACAGGCCCAGATCCGTTGATTGTAAACAAGGCTTGGTATGATGGACTGCCGGCAGATTTGCAAAAGACGTTTGATGAAGTTGCGACTGATGCACTCGCACTTTCTGACAAGATGTATCGTCAGTCAGAGGCAGAACTCATTGAGAAAATGACTGAATATCTGGAAGTGAACTACGTTGAAGGCGAAGCGTTGAAGGGGTTTCAGGACGCCGTCCAGCCAGTCTACGACATCTTCGTGGGTAAAGGTGCCTTCACAATAGATGATGTGAAGGCGGCAAAAGCAGCAGCTCGTTCCTGCTCATAA
- a CDS encoding NAD-dependent epimerase/dehydratase family protein, with product MINPEPKTICIAGASGLAGAYIVKAALNRGFRVHGTLRDASHNEKAGVLRSFASASDRLRLFSADAADSGSFDEPLTGADAVFITCFPAVNHGIDGTPAAQLDPDRGWNEIIHPAEQGCLNIMKAALRQNVKTVLLCSSTASAEPAAPSAIKHELRDISVAEQQIGQKKYSQAQKTVMEAAAEKFASKNGIRLCTLLPSMMVGEPLLPSHLTGHVLGFLANLHQGKTGWHKTVPAGSMSLTSPEDLAAMFLAAWSNQEASGRYFAVSGSWSWHEIYQEISEYVPLEALPTPLGREPESPTQFDFTRRDSLGTTFKDMHEMLAAFYHKYEQVRLLPQL from the coding sequence TTGATTAATCCAGAACCCAAAACAATCTGCATTGCCGGTGCCAGTGGGCTGGCGGGCGCGTACATTGTGAAAGCAGCTCTCAATCGGGGTTTCAGAGTTCACGGCACTCTGCGTGATGCCAGTCACAATGAAAAAGCAGGCGTATTACGGAGCTTCGCAAGTGCGTCAGATCGGCTTCGTCTTTTTTCTGCAGATGCGGCTGACAGCGGGTCTTTTGATGAGCCACTTACTGGTGCTGATGCAGTGTTTATCACCTGTTTTCCAGCCGTAAATCACGGTATTGATGGTACTCCTGCAGCACAACTTGACCCTGATCGCGGTTGGAATGAAATCATTCACCCAGCTGAACAGGGCTGCTTAAACATCATGAAAGCTGCCCTCCGGCAGAACGTTAAGACTGTTCTTCTGTGCTCCAGTACAGCTTCAGCAGAACCGGCAGCTCCCTCTGCCATTAAGCACGAGCTAAGGGATATCTCCGTAGCTGAACAGCAAATTGGGCAGAAGAAATACTCCCAAGCCCAAAAAACGGTAATGGAAGCAGCAGCCGAAAAGTTTGCTTCCAAAAATGGGATAAGGCTTTGCACCCTATTGCCAAGTATGATGGTTGGCGAACCTCTGCTCCCCAGCCATTTGACAGGCCATGTCCTTGGTTTTTTGGCAAACCTGCATCAAGGAAAAACCGGGTGGCACAAAACAGTTCCCGCCGGCTCAATGTCTCTTACCTCTCCGGAGGATCTAGCCGCAATGTTTCTTGCCGCTTGGTCCAATCAAGAAGCCTCGGGACGTTACTTTGCTGTAAGTGGAAGCTGGAGCTGGCATGAAATCTATCAAGAGATTTCTGAGTATGTCCCCTTGGAGGCTCTACCAACACCATTAGGACGAGAGCCGGAATCACCCACGCAATTCGATTTTACGCGGCGCGATAGCCTTGGCACAACCTTCAAAGACATGCATGAGATGCTTGCCGCGTTTTACCATAAGTATGAGCAGGTTAGATTGTTGCCGCAACTCTAG
- a CDS encoding Rid family hydrolase — protein MKTIVHTDQAPAAIGPYSQAVSFKDLVFTSGQFALDPETTA, from the coding sequence ATGAAAACTATCGTACACACTGATCAGGCGCCAGCAGCTATTGGCCCATATTCTCAGGCCGTCAGCTTCAAAGACCTTGTGTTTACCAGCGGCCAATTCGCTCTTGACCCAGAAACCACCGCATAG
- a CDS encoding L-serine ammonia-lyase, iron-sulfur-dependent, subunit alpha encodes MTQDTSKYLRFLRAIAKPALGCTDPICAAYAAAEAAAMLNDKPTKVEIIASKNLFKNALDVFVPGTNAVGMPIAAACGALFGKEKLKLQCLQGIRKGEVDAAHDFIKQGRVTIKTKEDCGPIYCHATLRSETQVAEVLLEGGYTQVTSKKLDGVETWEKPSDDSVTTSGEKIDPSEFSIASIYEFCTTCEFDQLSFILEARDLNKALSEEGLRTDYGLQVGKSMLEHSVSEITALPLCTKIPMRSAAASDARMGGSSLPAMSNYGSGNQGIAATMPVVALAEHLQATEEQLARALCISHIGAGYIKSHYPLLSAYCGNSATCAAGASALVYLMGGSFEQSCYAINLVLADLSGMLCDGAKASCALKVASAATSAHKAANIAMKSNTSINMGVVADEVETTIRNLGNIVTTGMAPIDDTIFSIMADR; translated from the coding sequence ATGACCCAAGACACCTCAAAATACCTTCGGTTCCTGAGGGCTATCGCCAAACCAGCTCTTGGCTGCACCGACCCCATCTGCGCTGCCTATGCTGCTGCCGAAGCAGCGGCTATGTTGAACGACAAACCCACCAAAGTGGAGATTATTGCTTCCAAGAACCTCTTCAAGAATGCACTTGATGTTTTCGTCCCTGGCACGAATGCTGTTGGAATGCCCATTGCTGCAGCCTGTGGTGCGCTTTTCGGCAAGGAAAAGCTCAAACTGCAATGCCTCCAAGGCATTCGAAAAGGCGAAGTTGATGCCGCTCATGATTTCATCAAACAGGGCCGCGTGACGATTAAAACCAAAGAGGACTGCGGGCCGATTTATTGTCACGCAACACTGCGCAGTGAAACACAAGTGGCAGAGGTTCTGCTTGAAGGCGGGTACACCCAAGTCACCTCTAAAAAGCTTGATGGCGTCGAGACTTGGGAGAAACCTAGCGACGACAGCGTTACAACCTCTGGCGAGAAAATTGACCCAAGCGAATTTTCGATCGCCAGCATCTATGAGTTTTGCACCACCTGCGAATTCGACCAACTGAGCTTCATTCTGGAAGCCCGTGACCTGAACAAAGCTCTCTCAGAAGAAGGCCTGCGAACAGATTACGGCTTGCAAGTTGGTAAATCCATGCTGGAGCATAGTGTTTCAGAAATCACTGCACTTCCCTTATGCACCAAAATCCCGATGCGTTCCGCTGCTGCCTCTGACGCTCGAATGGGCGGCAGTTCCTTGCCAGCCATGAGCAATTACGGCAGCGGAAATCAGGGCATTGCAGCCACCATGCCGGTTGTTGCCTTGGCAGAACATCTGCAAGCAACTGAAGAGCAATTAGCGCGCGCACTCTGCATAAGCCACATCGGCGCTGGTTACATCAAATCCCATTACCCACTCCTTTCCGCATACTGCGGAAACTCGGCCACCTGTGCAGCGGGAGCCAGTGCCCTAGTGTACTTGATGGGTGGTAGTTTCGAACAGTCTTGTTACGCAATCAATTTGGTCCTCGCCGACCTTTCCGGTATGCTATGCGATGGAGCAAAAGCGTCGTGTGCATTAAAGGTGGCAAGTGCGGCCACCTCGGCCCACAAGGCAGCAAACATCGCAATGAAGAGCAACACCTCTATCAACATGGGCGTTGTTGCAGATGAAGTGGAAACCACAATACGTAACTTGGGAAACATTGTCACCACAGGCATGGCCCCAATAGATGACACGATTTTTTCCATCATGGCAGATCGCTAA
- a CDS encoding D-cysteine desulfhydrase family protein has protein sequence MFPEKIEAFLQKFERATVGHFPTPIEKLSGTFPASSGPNVYIKRDDCTGLGLGGNKTRKLEYLIADAMKRGYTTIFTTGGIQSNHARQTAAMAAKCNLDCELFLTPVAGTPERNYKDNGNVLLDELFGAKIRICEDEKQVDVRMEERAQELGADNVYIVPIGGSNPIGSLGYIRCAQEILEQSQQAGISFDAIVIATGSCGTQAGLVAGLEIAGVNTPVYGYCVSRDGDEQAGLVMELLERCSEEIGTPENPHRLSAL, from the coding sequence ATGTTCCCGGAAAAGATCGAAGCATTTCTTCAAAAGTTCGAGCGCGCTACGGTGGGTCACTTTCCAACACCTATCGAGAAGCTGAGCGGAACATTTCCGGCATCCAGCGGCCCTAACGTTTACATCAAGCGCGATGATTGCACCGGTCTGGGGCTAGGCGGCAACAAAACCCGCAAGCTGGAATACCTGATTGCTGATGCAATGAAACGCGGCTACACAACGATTTTCACCACCGGCGGTATTCAGTCCAATCATGCGCGTCAAACCGCAGCGATGGCGGCAAAATGCAATCTGGACTGCGAACTGTTTCTGACCCCTGTAGCAGGCACCCCGGAGCGCAATTACAAGGACAACGGTAATGTGCTGCTGGATGAGCTCTTCGGTGCGAAAATCAGGATCTGCGAAGACGAAAAGCAGGTAGACGTGCGCATGGAAGAACGCGCTCAGGAGCTCGGCGCAGACAACGTTTACATAGTGCCCATAGGCGGCTCCAACCCGATCGGCTCACTGGGTTACATCCGGTGCGCCCAGGAAATTCTGGAGCAAAGCCAACAGGCTGGCATTTCATTTGACGCAATTGTGATCGCCACGGGCAGTTGCGGCACTCAGGCCGGTCTGGTTGCCGGTCTTGAAATTGCAGGCGTTAATACTCCGGTCTACGGCTATTGCGTCTCCCGCGATGGCGATGAGCAGGCGGGTCTGGTCATGGAACTTCTAGAACGCTGCAGCGAAGAAATCGGAACACCTGAAAATCCACACCGCCTATCCGCACTATAG
- a CDS encoding LacI family DNA-binding transcriptional regulator yields the protein MQDYFNIPIKRIAKIPEIAELASVSTATVDRVLNDRKNVSASTRQRVLQAKAAIENGETPVPRSKPWRMKVFLPEDAGPSTAYLASCFQEVGAMGNATIECVFTRKMEPAVLARKLRNCIGQGIEAVAFQALDDPRVHDAVVELENYQIHTLALLSGIESKSVVGYVGIDNRAAGRTAGYLMGRMASGPGPIAILSGGQLYRSHEEREMGCRAILRREFPHNDVLATYSGNDDIDGNYEETLALLSRHPEIVGIYNVGGGNEGVVRALNESGHVSDIMLIGHNLTPKTQSYLLDGSMDAVIHQNMSRAAQKSVDALIASLNNKPIQPDILPVEIITKENIWGATFG from the coding sequence ATGCAAGATTATTTCAACATACCCATTAAACGTATTGCAAAAATTCCCGAGATTGCAGAGCTCGCAAGCGTGAGCACTGCAACTGTTGATCGTGTATTGAATGATAGAAAAAATGTAAGTGCATCAACTCGGCAGCGCGTTTTGCAAGCCAAAGCAGCTATTGAGAATGGAGAAACGCCAGTACCTCGTTCCAAACCCTGGCGCATGAAAGTTTTCCTGCCGGAGGACGCAGGGCCTTCAACAGCTTATCTAGCTTCGTGTTTTCAAGAAGTTGGAGCAATGGGGAATGCAACAATTGAATGCGTCTTTACCCGCAAGATGGAGCCTGCAGTTTTGGCTCGCAAGTTACGCAATTGCATCGGGCAAGGTATCGAAGCGGTTGCTTTTCAGGCTTTGGATGATCCACGTGTTCATGATGCGGTTGTGGAGTTGGAAAACTATCAGATTCACACGCTCGCACTCTTATCTGGCATTGAGAGCAAATCAGTCGTTGGGTATGTCGGTATAGACAACAGGGCTGCCGGTAGAACAGCAGGCTACCTTATGGGCCGCATGGCAAGTGGCCCTGGTCCTATCGCTATCCTCTCGGGAGGGCAGCTCTATAGAAGCCACGAAGAGCGCGAAATGGGGTGCCGTGCCATATTACGGCGAGAGTTCCCCCACAATGATGTTTTGGCGACTTATAGTGGCAACGATGATATTGACGGTAACTACGAGGAAACTCTTGCTCTGTTGTCACGCCATCCCGAAATAGTCGGCATTTACAATGTAGGTGGAGGGAACGAAGGTGTTGTCCGAGCTCTCAACGAAAGCGGCCATGTAAGCGACATCATGCTAATCGGACATAATCTAACCCCGAAGACACAAAGCTACCTTCTTGATGGGTCCATGGATGCTGTCATTCACCAAAACATGAGCCGGGCTGCTCAAAAATCCGTTGATGCATTAATCGCCTCACTGAACAACAAACCAATCCAGCCAGACATACTGCCAGTTGAAATCATCACCAAAGAAAATATCTGGGGTGCAACGTTCGGTTAA
- a CDS encoding LysR family transcriptional regulator, protein MSTVDISKLRHLAIFAKVVECSSFAAAARKLNTSRSRVSEQVAQLEAEIGVSLFHRTTRQISLTGEGKRIYAEVKVLPTVLESVNDLISKDEPMGRVCLSLAHNIAHSHILPILDRFQEAYPNVYLDMKVTDQTSDLISEEIDLAIRTGIPKDSSMISRLLHEESLGIFASPQYLDRTGTPNTILELERHRWVSLYQASPNGSQKLYFDGKATTLVPQSYDTCNSPMTIHRMLLNGLGIGLLLRSSVRKEVTNGLLVPILPEVSGEQLSVTLMYPSKKQVPKRTRCLIDFLLSARLFR, encoded by the coding sequence TTGAGTACAGTTGATATTTCAAAACTACGGCATCTTGCAATTTTCGCCAAAGTTGTCGAGTGCAGCAGCTTCGCAGCGGCAGCGAGGAAGCTGAATACCAGCCGCTCCCGGGTGAGCGAACAGGTGGCACAGCTTGAAGCCGAGATCGGCGTAAGCCTGTTTCATAGAACCACCCGCCAAATTTCCCTTACGGGTGAAGGAAAGCGCATCTATGCAGAGGTCAAGGTACTTCCAACTGTATTGGAGAGTGTGAACGACTTAATCTCAAAAGACGAGCCTATGGGCAGGGTCTGTCTATCTTTAGCCCATAACATCGCGCATTCACACATTTTGCCAATCTTGGATCGCTTTCAGGAAGCATATCCGAATGTTTATTTGGACATGAAAGTCACAGATCAAACTTCGGATTTAATTTCAGAAGAAATCGATCTGGCTATTCGTACTGGCATTCCCAAAGATAGCTCTATGATCTCTAGGCTCTTACACGAGGAGAGCCTGGGAATATTTGCCAGCCCTCAATATCTAGATCGAACTGGAACACCCAACACGATCTTAGAACTAGAGCGGCATCGATGGGTATCACTTTATCAGGCAAGCCCAAATGGTTCACAAAAGCTATACTTCGATGGAAAGGCAACGACCTTAGTCCCGCAAAGCTATGATACTTGCAACTCTCCGATGACAATTCATAGGATGTTGCTGAATGGTCTTGGAATAGGCCTCTTACTCCGGAGTTCGGTCCGTAAAGAAGTCACTAACGGTTTGCTTGTTCCAATTCTGCCAGAGGTGTCGGGCGAACAACTGTCCGTCACCTTGATGTATCCATCCAAAAAGCAAGTTCCCAAAAGGACACGCTGCTTAATCGACTTCCTTTTGTCGGCCCGGCTGTTCAGATAG
- a CDS encoding TRAP transporter small permease — protein sequence MGFLKKIDNGLATILEWILVGLFMVFFALVCILVVLRYGFNDTIYGGNEFVTIAFLFTSALGAAVGVARREHIAITVFADMLSEWPKRLAFSLQLALVAIINGYMVYYSWNWIKLTGHTPWQPFDWPQGIVQAAIPVGCGLAVLFCVIKIILTLSRRESVDLLWVPDE from the coding sequence ATGGGCTTTTTAAAAAAAATAGATAATGGGTTGGCGACCATATTGGAATGGATTCTCGTCGGTTTGTTTATGGTGTTCTTTGCGCTCGTTTGTATTCTAGTTGTGCTCAGATATGGCTTTAACGATACGATTTATGGCGGCAACGAGTTCGTGACCATCGCCTTTTTGTTCACCTCGGCCTTAGGTGCTGCGGTGGGGGTGGCTCGGCGAGAACATATCGCGATTACTGTTTTTGCAGACATGTTGTCTGAGTGGCCAAAACGTCTTGCGTTCAGTTTGCAATTGGCTCTGGTCGCAATCATCAATGGCTACATGGTCTACTACTCATGGAACTGGATTAAGTTGACAGGACACACTCCTTGGCAACCGTTTGACTGGCCACAAGGCATTGTTCAGGCCGCTATTCCTGTTGGATGCGGGTTAGCTGTTTTATTCTGCGTCATCAAAATAATTCTCACTCTTTCCAGACGAGAAAGCGTGGATTTGCTTTGGGTTCCAGACGAATAA
- a CDS encoding PLP-dependent aspartate aminotransferase family protein, whose product MGEKRIATIAVHGGDQVDKGHRAIIPPITTASSFIQENIGEYGEHRYSRVSNPTRYAYETALAELEGGVFATATASGMAATSLAVELLDQNSHVIVMTGAYGGTFRLFEQLSKRTSGTEVEYLNLNKLEAVEAAVKENTALIWIETPTNPLLELVDIAAVCELAKKYGIRTCVDNTFASAWNQRPIELGADMVMLSTSKYIGGHSDVIGGALITGDPELAKCINFIKTTVGAIASPFDAYLALRGMKTLDVRMQRHCENAQIIAEYLETHPKVLEVYYPGLKSHPQHELCKKQMRSGGPVVSLRLKGDLDTVKAFVSKCKYFVLAESLGGVESMLNHSATMSHSSMPKEERESVGIHDTTLRLSVGIEAVEDLIEDLKNALN is encoded by the coding sequence ATGGGAGAGAAACGCATTGCAACGATTGCGGTGCATGGCGGAGATCAAGTGGATAAAGGACACAGAGCAATTATCCCGCCAATCACGACAGCAAGCTCTTTTATACAGGAGAATATAGGAGAGTACGGCGAACACAGGTATTCCCGAGTAAGCAATCCGACACGATATGCCTATGAAACGGCATTGGCGGAGCTGGAAGGGGGCGTTTTCGCAACGGCTACTGCATCAGGCATGGCAGCGACTTCACTGGCAGTGGAGCTGCTGGATCAGAATTCACACGTCATCGTTATGACTGGCGCGTATGGGGGAACCTTCCGGCTGTTCGAGCAATTGAGCAAAAGAACATCTGGCACCGAGGTCGAGTATCTGAACCTCAACAAACTGGAGGCCGTGGAGGCTGCGGTTAAAGAAAACACAGCGCTGATCTGGATTGAAACCCCAACCAACCCATTGTTGGAGCTGGTGGATATTGCAGCGGTGTGTGAGCTAGCGAAAAAGTATGGCATCCGTACATGCGTGGACAACACCTTTGCGTCTGCATGGAACCAGCGACCAATTGAGTTGGGAGCGGACATGGTCATGCTCTCCACAAGCAAGTATATCGGTGGACATTCCGACGTGATCGGCGGAGCGCTGATTACCGGTGATCCAGAGTTGGCAAAGTGCATCAACTTCATCAAAACCACAGTTGGGGCAATCGCATCTCCATTCGATGCGTATCTGGCACTGCGGGGCATGAAGACACTGGATGTGCGAATGCAAAGACACTGTGAAAATGCACAGATTATTGCGGAATATTTGGAAACCCACCCCAAGGTGCTTGAGGTCTACTATCCGGGCCTAAAGTCCCACCCGCAACACGAGCTGTGCAAGAAGCAAATGCGCAGTGGCGGGCCGGTGGTCTCGCTTCGCCTGAAGGGTGATTTGGATACCGTGAAAGCTTTCGTGAGTAAGTGCAAGTATTTCGTACTCGCAGAGTCGCTTGGCGGCGTAGAAAGTATGTTGAACCACTCCGCTACCATGTCTCACTCATCCATGCCGAAAGAAGAACGGGAAAGCGTCGGTATCCACGATACCACTTTGCGCCTGTCTGTTGGGATTGAAGCCGTTGAAGATCTTATAGAAGATCTCAAAAATGCTCTGAATTAA
- a CDS encoding NADP-dependent oxidoreductase — MKAARIYKYGSMEEIRIETVEMPRITADEVLVKVVATAVNPLDWIFRSGRLQYIIPAKLPITLGWDFSGIITEVGGEISDFAVGDAVCSRPEVFRDGSHAEYIAVPAKDIALKPRTLTFSMAASLPIASITAWQSLLDIGELKEGQTVLIHGGAGSLGCIAVQIAKSVGARVIVTAAARDHDFVKS, encoded by the coding sequence ATGAAAGCGGCGCGAATTTACAAGTACGGCAGCATGGAAGAGATTAGAATTGAAACCGTTGAAATGCCCCGGATAACGGCTGATGAGGTTTTGGTCAAAGTAGTAGCGACAGCAGTAAATCCGTTGGATTGGATTTTTCGGTCTGGGCGGTTGCAGTATATTATTCCGGCGAAGCTTCCAATAACCCTCGGCTGGGATTTCTCGGGGATTATTACTGAAGTTGGCGGTGAGATCTCTGATTTCGCTGTAGGCGACGCTGTTTGCTCCCGTCCAGAGGTCTTCAGAGATGGTTCTCATGCGGAATACATCGCTGTTCCTGCCAAGGATATCGCTCTCAAACCGAGAACCTTAACTTTCTCCATGGCGGCCTCCTTGCCTATTGCATCTATTACAGCTTGGCAATCCCTTCTCGACATCGGCGAGCTAAAGGAAGGACAAACAGTGCTCATTCATGGGGGAGCTGGAAGCCTCGGTTGTATCGCTGTGCAGATAGCCAAAAGCGTCGGTGCACGGGTAATTGTCACCGCGGCGGCCAGAGATCATGACTTTGTAAAATCATAG
- a CDS encoding MarR family transcriptional regulator — translation MNSYGSTPRRYGTDDLLYMTEVHLLDRIGKTIGSSVTELANATGKTKGAIAQTVDKLVAKGLLRKTPDPADVRRKFLLLTESGKIVFETHREKDHKAFGRYRERLPEYSEDDFAKCADIIGNIFKL, via the coding sequence ATGAATTCTTATGGTTCAACGCCGCGCAGATATGGCACGGACGATTTGCTTTACATGACCGAAGTTCACCTGCTCGACCGGATTGGAAAAACGATCGGGTCAAGTGTCACGGAACTGGCTAACGCAACCGGAAAAACAAAAGGTGCAATTGCCCAGACAGTCGATAAACTGGTAGCAAAAGGTCTTCTGCGAAAAACGCCTGACCCAGCCGATGTGCGTCGAAAATTTTTGCTACTTACAGAGAGCGGCAAAATCGTCTTCGAAACACACCGCGAAAAAGACCACAAAGCTTTTGGTCGCTATAGAGAGCGCTTGCCGGAATACAGCGAGGACGACTTCGCAAAATGCGCAGATATCATTGGCAATATCTTCAAGCTTTAG